The proteins below come from a single Serratia ficaria genomic window:
- the tesB gene encoding acyl-CoA thioesterase II encodes MSQALQNLLDLLDLEKIEEGLFRGQSEDLGLRQVFGGQVVGQALYAAKQTVPAERNVHSFHSYFLRPGDSSKPIVYDVETLRDGNSFSARRVSAIQHGKPIFYMTASFQSPEAGFEHQNRMPDVPPPEGLMSESEIAQKLAHMLPEKVRDKFIGQKPLEMRPVKFHNPLKGSVEEPHRYVWFRANGSMPEDQHIHQYLLGYASDFNFLPTALQPHGVGFLEPGMQVATIDHSMWFHRPFRLDDWLLYAVESSSASGARGFVRGQIYSRDGVLVATTVQEGVIRQRDA; translated from the coding sequence ATGAGCCAGGCATTGCAAAACCTCCTCGATCTGCTGGATCTGGAGAAAATCGAAGAAGGGCTGTTCCGCGGCCAAAGCGAAGATCTGGGTCTGCGCCAGGTGTTCGGCGGCCAGGTCGTGGGCCAGGCGCTGTACGCCGCCAAACAAACCGTGCCGGCGGAACGCAACGTCCACTCGTTTCACAGTTACTTCCTGCGCCCGGGCGACAGCAGCAAGCCTATCGTGTATGACGTGGAAACCCTGCGCGACGGCAACAGCTTCAGCGCCCGCCGCGTCAGCGCCATCCAGCACGGCAAGCCGATCTTCTACATGACCGCCTCCTTCCAGAGCCCGGAAGCCGGTTTTGAGCACCAGAACCGCATGCCGGACGTGCCGCCGCCGGAAGGCTTGATGTCGGAATCGGAAATCGCCCAGAAGCTGGCGCATATGCTGCCGGAAAAGGTGCGCGATAAGTTTATCGGCCAAAAGCCGCTGGAAATGCGGCCGGTGAAGTTTCACAACCCGCTGAAAGGCAGCGTTGAGGAACCGCATCGCTACGTCTGGTTCCGCGCCAACGGCAGCATGCCGGAAGATCAGCACATTCATCAGTATCTGCTGGGCTACGCCTCCGATTTCAACTTCCTGCCGACGGCGCTGCAGCCGCACGGCGTCGGTTTTCTTGAGCCGGGCATGCAGGTGGCCACCATCGATCACTCGATGTGGTTCCACCGCCCGTTCCGCCTGGATGACTGGCTGCTGTACGCGGTAGAAAGCTCCTCCGCCTCCGGCGCGCGCGGCTTCGTGCGTGGCCAAATCTACAGCCGCGACGGCGTGCTGGTCGCCACCACGGTGCAGGAAGGGGTGATCCGCCAACGCGACGCTTGA
- a CDS encoding HHA domain-containing protein, with protein MTKIDYLMRLRKCTTIDTLERVIEKNKYELSDDELELFYSAADHRLAELTMNKLYDKIPTAVWKYVR; from the coding sequence ATGACAAAAATCGACTATCTGATGCGTTTACGTAAATGCACCACGATTGACACGCTTGAACGTGTTATTGAGAAAAATAAGTATGAACTTTCCGATGATGAGCTGGAGCTGTTTTACTCCGCCGCCGATCACCGCCTGGCAGAGCTCACCATGAACAAACTGTACGATAAAATCCCCACCGCCGTTTGGAAGTATGTACGTTAA
- a CDS encoding YbaY family lipoprotein: MKLWQIVGGAAALTITLAGCAQKSADVPTPAAGNPAAAQTQIQGPAVTGSVNIRQRIALPPDAVLTVTLSDASLADAPSKVIAQRAVRTEGTQAPFNFVLPYNPADIQPNARIILSAAVTVNGQMIFITDTIQEVINRNGTRADLLLVPVQGVPVQTTPTAMP, translated from the coding sequence ATGAAACTCTGGCAAATCGTAGGTGGAGCAGCAGCATTGACGATCACGCTGGCGGGTTGTGCCCAAAAGAGTGCGGATGTGCCTACCCCGGCGGCGGGAAATCCGGCGGCGGCGCAAACGCAGATCCAGGGGCCGGCGGTGACTGGTTCGGTGAACATTCGCCAGCGCATTGCGCTGCCGCCGGATGCCGTACTGACGGTCACCCTCTCTGACGCCTCGCTGGCGGATGCGCCATCGAAAGTCATCGCCCAGCGCGCGGTGCGCACCGAAGGTACCCAGGCGCCGTTCAACTTTGTGCTGCCGTATAACCCGGCCGATATTCAGCCGAACGCGCGCATCATTCTGAGTGCGGCGGTGACGGTGAATGGCCAAATGATCTTTATCACCGATACCATCCAGGAAGTGATCAACCGCAACGGCACCCGTGCCGACCTGCTGCTGGTTCCGGTACAGGGCGTGCCGGTTCAGACGACGCCGACGGCGATGCCGTAA
- the ykgO gene encoding type B 50S ribosomal protein L36 — MQVLSSLRSAKNRHPDCKVVRRKGRIYVICKSNPRFKAVQGRKKKR, encoded by the coding sequence ATGCAGGTTTTGAGTTCATTGCGTTCGGCGAAGAATCGCCATCCTGATTGCAAAGTCGTGCGCCGTAAAGGCCGCATCTATGTGATCTGTAAAAGCAACCCGCGCTTTAAGGCGGTACAGGGACGTAAGAAAAAGCGTTAA
- a CDS encoding NCS2 family permease — translation MADNSVNAPTAGSWLQRRFQLRARQSSVRTECLAGVTGFLAAAYLLVVIPGLLAVGGMDKGAATTGTILVFVVGTLLMAFYGNLPFIVGPGIGGSVLVGVTLAGSEGVSWQIGLGIACWSGILFFALTRLGLREVVTRSVPQSIKLGLTASIGLFVAMLGFRNAGLVLANARSNALMLGDFTAPGALIALCGLFLAIALQARRIPGAILWAILFATLVGIPFGVTRLPDSPIAMPHSLAPVLGQVDMIGALNIVFLPYLFVFFASEFFSTMGTTLAVGGEAGLLDEHGNMPHINRPFMVDSIAAALGPWVGIPAATALIESSAAAEAGGKTGLTALAAAMMFLLMLLFTPIALMIPKEATAPALILIGLNMFSGLRKVDLASFTDGLPVLMMVMITLIANSFGTGIAGGLLFYIVIKAIAGKWREVPFGLYLLAIPLVYYFATLVRH, via the coding sequence ATGGCGGATAATTCAGTAAATGCTCCAACAGCGGGGAGCTGGCTGCAGCGGCGTTTTCAACTGCGCGCGCGGCAAAGCAGTGTCAGAACCGAATGCCTGGCCGGGGTAACCGGCTTTCTGGCCGCCGCTTATCTGCTGGTGGTTATTCCCGGCCTGCTGGCGGTAGGCGGCATGGACAAGGGCGCGGCGACCACCGGCACCATTCTGGTGTTTGTGGTCGGCACGCTGCTGATGGCGTTTTACGGCAACCTGCCGTTCATCGTCGGGCCCGGCATCGGCGGTTCGGTGCTGGTCGGGGTGACGCTGGCGGGCAGCGAGGGCGTCAGCTGGCAAATTGGTCTTGGCATCGCCTGCTGGTCCGGCATTTTGTTCTTTGCGCTGACCCGGCTCGGGCTGCGCGAGGTGGTGACCCGCTCGGTGCCGCAGTCGATCAAGCTGGGGCTGACCGCGTCGATCGGGCTGTTCGTGGCGATGCTCGGCTTCCGCAACGCCGGCCTGGTGCTGGCCAACGCCAGGTCGAACGCGCTGATGCTGGGGGACTTCACCGCCCCCGGCGCGCTGATCGCCCTGTGCGGCCTGTTCCTGGCGATCGCGCTGCAGGCCCGGCGCATACCGGGCGCTATCCTGTGGGCAATTCTGTTCGCCACGCTGGTCGGCATTCCGTTCGGCGTTACCCGCCTGCCGGACAGCCCGATCGCGATGCCGCATTCGCTGGCGCCGGTGCTCGGCCAGGTCGATATGATCGGCGCGCTGAATATCGTCTTTTTGCCCTACCTGTTTGTGTTTTTCGCCTCGGAATTTTTCTCCACCATGGGCACCACCCTGGCGGTGGGCGGCGAAGCCGGGCTGTTGGACGAACACGGCAATATGCCGCACATCAACCGGCCCTTTATGGTGGATTCCATCGCCGCGGCGCTTGGCCCCTGGGTCGGCATTCCCGCCGCCACCGCGCTGATCGAATCTTCCGCGGCGGCCGAAGCCGGCGGCAAAACCGGCCTGACGGCGTTAGCGGCGGCGATGATGTTCCTGCTGATGCTGCTGTTTACCCCGATAGCCCTGATGATCCCGAAAGAGGCCACCGCGCCGGCGTTGATCCTGATCGGCCTGAACATGTTCAGCGGGCTGCGCAAGGTCGATTTGGCCAGCTTCACCGACGGGCTGCCGGTATTGATGATGGTGATGATCACGTTGATCGCCAACAGTTTCGGTACAGGTATCGCCGGCGGGTTGCTGTTCTATATCGTCATCAAGGCGATCGCCGGCAAATGGCGGGAAGTGCCGTTTGGGCTCTATCTGCTGGCAATACCGCTGGTCTATTACTTCGCCACGCTGGTAAGGCACTGA
- a CDS encoding metal ABC transporter permease, producing the protein MTLLHLLLDPFASFGFMRRALVACLALSLSAAPLGVFLLLRRMSLVGDALSHAVLPGAAIGYLISGMSLVAMGVGGFIAGLAVAMLSGLVSRRTPLKEDASFAGFYLGSLALGVTLVSLRGSSVDLLHVLFGSILAVDTRAILMVGAIASFSLLALAALYRALVIESFDAIFLRVSAPRRLALIHGLFLALVVINLVAGFQILGTLMSVGLMMLPAAGARFWARNLPQMLAVAMGIGMLASLIGLEWSYYASLPAGPAIVLSASAIFFVSILFGTRGGIYSLARR; encoded by the coding sequence ATGACGCTGTTGCATCTGTTGCTCGATCCTTTCGCCTCTTTCGGCTTTATGCGCCGCGCGCTGGTGGCCTGCCTGGCGCTGTCGCTCAGCGCGGCGCCGCTGGGCGTTTTCCTGCTGCTGCGGCGCATGAGCCTGGTCGGCGATGCGCTGTCCCACGCAGTGCTGCCCGGCGCGGCTATCGGTTATCTGATTTCCGGCATGTCGCTGGTCGCGATGGGCGTCGGCGGGTTTATCGCCGGGTTGGCGGTGGCGATGCTGTCGGGGCTGGTCAGCCGCCGCACGCCGTTAAAGGAGGATGCCAGCTTCGCCGGTTTCTACCTCGGTTCGCTGGCGCTGGGGGTGACGCTGGTGTCGCTGCGCGGTTCCAGCGTCGATCTGCTGCACGTGCTGTTTGGCTCGATTCTGGCGGTAGACACTCGGGCCATCCTGATGGTCGGCGCGATAGCCAGCTTTTCGCTGCTGGCGCTGGCGGCGCTGTATCGCGCGCTGGTTATCGAATCGTTCGACGCCATCTTTTTGCGCGTCAGCGCGCCGCGCCGGCTGGCGCTGATCCACGGGCTGTTTCTGGCGCTGGTGGTGATCAATCTGGTGGCGGGGTTTCAGATCCTCGGCACTCTGATGTCGGTCGGGCTGATGATGCTGCCGGCCGCCGGCGCGCGCTTCTGGGCGCGTAACCTGCCGCAGATGCTGGCGGTGGCGATGGGGATCGGCATGCTGGCCAGCCTGATTGGGCTGGAATGGTCGTATTACGCCTCGCTGCCTGCCGGCCCGGCGATCGTGCTCAGCGCCAGCGCGATCTTTTTTGTTTCGATTCTGTTTGGGACGCGCGGCGGGATCTATTCGCTCGCGCGCCGTTGA
- a CDS encoding adenine deaminase, protein MTPYSLSAGERQRAVQAALGQTPYDLLLTNAAVIDMATGEIRPADVGIVGSLIASVHPCGTAAEAAETQDLAGAYLSPGLIDTHVHLESSHLPPERYAEIVVAQGTTTVFWDPHELANVLGVAGVRYAIDASRGLPLRVICAVPSSVPSTPGLEMSGADFGGQEMATMLAWPEVAGVAEVMDMHGVLNGSERMLEILNAGLDSGKLIEGHARGLSSAQLQAYLAAGVTSDHELTSAADALEKLRAGLTLEIRGSHPYLLPEIVAALLTLPHLSSQITLCTDDVPPDILLEKGGVIALLNLLIEQGLPATDALRMATLNAAIRLQRNDLGLVAAGRTADLVVFDSLSRLQARAVYVAGKLTARRHKLLAPLGANPAVKAPRDTLRLPPLAAADFAPKVPGIRHGQARLRNIKGARFTQWSEVTVEVREGEVQVPPGFSLIWVQHRHGRHPAKPQLALLEGWGELRGAIATSYSHDSHNLVVLGRDAADMALAANALIASGGGMALSQRGALLAQVAMPIAGMLSDLPAAELAQQFKNLRELSAQVADWEPPYRVFKAIEGTCLACNAGPHLTDLGLTDGATRQIVEPLIACWETPAQP, encoded by the coding sequence ATGACCCCTTATTCCCTCAGCGCCGGCGAACGCCAGCGCGCCGTGCAGGCCGCCCTGGGCCAAACGCCTTACGACCTGTTACTGACCAACGCGGCAGTGATCGACATGGCGACCGGTGAAATTCGCCCGGCGGACGTCGGCATCGTCGGCTCGCTGATTGCCAGCGTTCATCCCTGCGGCACTGCGGCAGAGGCCGCGGAAACGCAAGATCTGGCCGGCGCCTACCTCAGCCCCGGCTTGATCGACACCCACGTGCACCTGGAGAGCTCGCATTTGCCGCCGGAGCGCTACGCCGAGATCGTGGTCGCCCAGGGCACCACCACCGTCTTCTGGGATCCGCATGAGCTGGCCAACGTGCTCGGCGTCGCCGGCGTGCGTTACGCCATCGACGCCAGCCGCGGCCTGCCGCTGCGGGTCATCTGCGCCGTGCCGTCCAGCGTGCCCTCCACGCCCGGCCTGGAGATGTCCGGCGCCGACTTCGGCGGCCAGGAAATGGCCACCATGCTGGCCTGGCCGGAAGTGGCCGGCGTCGCCGAAGTGATGGACATGCACGGCGTACTCAACGGCAGCGAACGCATGCTGGAAATTCTCAACGCCGGCCTCGACAGCGGCAAGCTGATCGAAGGCCACGCCCGCGGGCTCAGCAGCGCCCAGCTGCAGGCTTACCTGGCGGCCGGCGTCACCTCGGATCACGAATTGACTTCCGCAGCCGATGCGCTGGAGAAGCTGCGCGCCGGCCTGACGCTTGAGATCCGCGGCTCCCATCCTTACCTGTTGCCGGAGATTGTTGCGGCGCTGCTGACGCTGCCGCATCTGTCTTCGCAAATCACCCTGTGCACCGACGACGTGCCGCCGGACATCCTGTTGGAGAAAGGCGGCGTCATCGCCCTGCTCAACCTGCTGATTGAGCAGGGTCTACCGGCGACCGATGCGCTGCGGATGGCGACGCTCAATGCCGCAATCCGCCTGCAACGCAACGATTTGGGGCTGGTTGCCGCCGGGCGCACCGCCGATCTGGTGGTGTTCGATTCGCTGTCTCGGCTTCAGGCACGGGCGGTCTACGTGGCGGGAAAACTGACGGCGCGACGCCATAAATTGCTGGCGCCGCTCGGCGCCAATCCGGCAGTGAAGGCGCCGCGCGATACGCTGCGCTTGCCGCCGCTGGCCGCCGCAGACTTCGCGCCGAAGGTGCCGGGCATTCGCCACGGCCAGGCCAGGCTGCGCAATATCAAAGGCGCGCGCTTCACCCAATGGAGCGAAGTCACGGTCGAGGTGCGCGAAGGTGAAGTGCAGGTCCCGCCGGGTTTCAGCCTGATCTGGGTACAGCACCGCCATGGCCGCCATCCGGCCAAGCCACAGCTGGCGTTGCTGGAAGGCTGGGGAGAACTGCGCGGCGCCATCGCCACCAGTTATTCGCATGACTCGCACAATTTGGTGGTGCTGGGGCGCGATGCCGCCGATATGGCGCTGGCCGCCAATGCCCTGATCGCCAGCGGCGGCGGCATGGCTCTCAGCCAACGCGGCGCGCTGCTGGCGCAGGTGGCGATGCCGATCGCCGGCATGCTGTCCGACCTGCCCGCCGCTGAACTGGCGCAGCAATTTAAAAACCTGCGTGAACTCAGCGCGCAGGTTGCCGACTGGGAACCGCCCTACCGCGTTTTCAAGGCGATAGAGGGCACCTGCCTGGCATGCAACGCCGGGCCGCACCTGACCGATCTCGGCCTGACCGACGGCGCGACGCGCCAGATTGTCGAGCCGCTGATCGCCTGCTGGGAAACGCCGGCACAACCATAA
- a CDS encoding LysR family transcriptional regulator, which translates to MSEPWRRLPALSLKQIQYFVTLAQLRHFTDTANRLAISQPALSSALRQIESVLGGKLVNRTASAVTLTELGAAILPHAERLLNVAQGAFDDMQRIMLAGGDGTLRIGLVPSVGSLLFPAVPQRLAAHFPRLRIEFHDQTNDSLLLQLENGLIDFGFGALDSSVPDSLEIHPLQEDPFVVIMRRDDPLAESHHLPWRQLARRNIAVFSKGNISRLVSALAESHRLNLTASYQVDFLETLYGLVRSNLAVAILPQLYTTHLQDDELTVVHLQQPLLSRTIALMRSATQSRSPLIEDCFQLLLQDFQRKMKA; encoded by the coding sequence ATGTCCGAACCCTGGCGCCGGCTGCCCGCGCTCTCTCTGAAACAGATCCAATATTTCGTGACGCTGGCGCAACTGCGGCATTTTACCGATACCGCCAACCGTTTGGCGATCAGCCAGCCGGCGCTGAGCAGCGCGCTGCGGCAGATCGAATCGGTGCTGGGGGGCAAGCTGGTGAACCGCACCGCCTCGGCGGTGACGCTGACCGAGCTGGGGGCGGCGATTTTGCCGCATGCCGAACGCCTGCTGAACGTGGCGCAGGGCGCGTTTGACGATATGCAGCGCATCATGCTGGCGGGCGGTGACGGCACCTTGCGCATCGGGCTGGTGCCTTCGGTCGGCAGCCTGCTTTTTCCTGCGGTGCCGCAGCGGCTGGCGGCGCATTTTCCCCGGCTGCGCATCGAATTTCACGATCAGACCAACGACTCGCTGCTGTTACAGCTGGAGAACGGCCTGATTGATTTTGGCTTTGGCGCGCTCGACAGCTCGGTGCCGGATTCGTTGGAAATTCATCCGCTGCAGGAAGATCCTTTCGTGGTGATTATGCGGCGCGACGATCCTCTGGCGGAATCGCATCATTTACCCTGGCGGCAGCTTGCTCGGCGTAATATCGCCGTTTTTTCCAAGGGGAATATCAGCCGGTTGGTGTCGGCGCTGGCGGAAAGCCATCGCCTGAATTTAACGGCGTCTTACCAGGTGGACTTTCTTGAGACGTTATATGGATTAGTGCGTTCAAATTTAGCCGTGGCTATTTTGCCTCAGCTTTATACGACGCATCTTCAGGATGATGAATTAACCGTCGTTCACCTGCAGCAACCCTTACTTAGCCGCACTATTGCATTAATGCGCAGCGCAACCCAAAGTCGCTCGCCATTAATAGAGGATTGTTTCCAGTTATTATTGCAGGATTTCCAGCGGAAGATGAAAGCTTAA
- a CDS encoding metal ABC transporter ATP-binding protein, whose product MIALQQAEIGYGAAPLFPPLSGHFSAGSLTAVVGVNGAGKSTLLKTLAGLQPLQGGSLHFSGDAPPRMAYLPQQAELDRQFPILVSDLVAMGNWPQSGMFGGLSKGAAQRIAEALESVGMAAMARSPVGELSGGQLQRVLFARLLVQQAPLILLDEPFTGIDGATTRLLLQVIAQLHRQGRTLIAVLHDMAMVATHFPQALLLTPQCCHWGEADRVLEHIPALNVATPSQCVKAVAP is encoded by the coding sequence ATGATCGCTTTGCAGCAGGCCGAGATCGGCTATGGCGCCGCGCCTCTGTTCCCGCCGCTCAGCGGCCATTTCAGTGCCGGTTCGCTGACGGCGGTGGTCGGCGTGAACGGCGCCGGAAAATCGACATTGCTGAAGACGCTGGCCGGATTGCAGCCGCTGCAGGGCGGCAGCCTGCATTTCAGCGGCGACGCGCCGCCGCGCATGGCCTATCTGCCGCAGCAGGCGGAGCTCGATCGCCAGTTTCCTATCCTGGTCAGCGATTTGGTGGCGATGGGCAACTGGCCGCAGAGCGGCATGTTCGGCGGCTTGAGCAAAGGCGCGGCGCAGCGGATAGCCGAAGCGCTGGAAAGCGTCGGCATGGCGGCGATGGCGCGCAGCCCGGTCGGCGAGCTGTCCGGCGGTCAGCTGCAGCGGGTGCTGTTCGCACGCCTGCTGGTACAACAGGCGCCGCTGATCCTGCTGGACGAACCTTTTACCGGCATCGACGGCGCCACCACTAGGCTGTTGCTGCAGGTGATTGCGCAGCTGCATCGGCAGGGGCGCACGCTGATCGCCGTGCTGCACGACATGGCGATGGTGGCCACTCACTTCCCGCAGGCGCTGCTGCTGACCCCGCAATGCTGCCACTGGGGGGAGGCCGATCGGGTGCTGGAGCATATTCCGGCGCTGAACGTCGCCACCCCGTCGCAGTGCGTGAAGGCGGTGGCGCCATGA
- a CDS encoding type B 50S ribosomal protein L31 — protein MKAGIHPDYRTVVFHDLSADAYFKVGSTIKTDRTIELDGESWPYVTLDISSASHPYYTGKQKEFSKEGSTARFQQRFGRFLGAKKS, from the coding sequence ATGAAAGCAGGCATCCATCCTGACTACCGAACCGTGGTGTTTCACGATCTGAGCGCCGACGCCTATTTCAAGGTGGGATCGACCATCAAAACCGATCGCACCATCGAGCTGGACGGCGAAAGCTGGCCGTATGTCACCCTCGATATCTCTTCCGCTTCGCATCCGTATTACACCGGCAAGCAGAAAGAGTTCTCCAAAGAAGGCAGCACCGCGCGCTTCCAGCAGCGTTTTGGCCGCTTTCTCGGCGCCAAGAAGTCATAA
- the tomB gene encoding Hha toxicity modulator TomB, which translates to MDEYSPKRHDIAQLKFLCENLYDEGIATLGDSHHGWVNDPTSSVNLQLNELIEHIASFVMSYKIKYMDESDLSELVEEYLDDTYTLFSSYGINDSDLRRWQKTKARLFRMFSGEDICTTMKT; encoded by the coding sequence ATGGATGAGTATTCGCCTAAGCGGCATGATATTGCTCAACTCAAATTCTTGTGCGAAAATTTGTATGATGAAGGCATCGCAACCCTGGGAGACAGCCACCACGGTTGGGTGAACGATCCAACGTCTTCCGTCAACCTCCAGCTTAATGAGTTGATTGAACATATTGCTTCGTTTGTGATGAGTTATAAAATTAAATACATGGACGAATCAGATCTGTCGGAGTTAGTCGAAGAATATCTCGACGATACCTATACGTTGTTTAGCAGCTACGGTATCAATGACTCCGACCTTCGCCGCTGGCAAAAAACCAAGGCGAGATTATTCAGAATGTTCTCAGGAGAGGACATCTGTACGACAATGAAAACTTAG
- a CDS encoding metal ABC transporter substrate-binding protein, with protein MKRLPISLAVAALLSSPLAMAKTVDAVASFSILGDIVKQVGGEHVNVSTLVGPDGDPHGFEPSPKDSKLLSQADVVFVSGLGLEGWIDRLVSASGYRGPVVTASQGIDSRQMEEEGKQVTDPHAWNSMKNGVQYATNVMNALIAADPQDANYFRQRGADYIQQLQKLDLWAKTQFAAVPQQKRKVLTSHDAFGYFGQEYGVTFLAPVGFSTEAEASASDVAGLIKQIKQERVNAYFIENQTDPRLVKQIAAATGAKAGGELYPEALSKADGPAATYVQAFRHNVDTLLGSMK; from the coding sequence ATGAAACGTTTACCTATATCGCTGGCGGTCGCTGCTCTGCTGTCCAGCCCATTGGCGATGGCGAAGACCGTCGACGCCGTCGCCAGCTTTTCCATCCTCGGCGATATCGTCAAGCAGGTGGGGGGAGAGCACGTCAACGTCAGCACGCTGGTGGGGCCGGACGGCGATCCGCACGGTTTTGAACCCTCACCGAAAGACAGCAAGCTGCTGTCCCAGGCCGACGTGGTGTTCGTCAGCGGCCTGGGATTGGAAGGCTGGATCGATCGCCTGGTCAGCGCCTCGGGTTACCGGGGGCCGGTGGTCACCGCGTCGCAGGGCATTGACTCACGGCAGATGGAGGAAGAGGGCAAGCAGGTCACCGATCCTCACGCCTGGAACAGCATGAAAAACGGCGTGCAGTACGCCACCAACGTGATGAATGCGTTGATCGCCGCCGATCCGCAAGACGCCAACTATTTCCGCCAGCGCGGCGCGGACTATATCCAGCAGCTGCAAAAGTTGGATCTGTGGGCCAAAACGCAGTTTGCCGCAGTGCCGCAGCAGAAGCGCAAGGTGCTGACCAGTCATGACGCTTTTGGTTATTTTGGGCAAGAATATGGCGTCACCTTCCTTGCCCCGGTCGGTTTCTCTACCGAGGCCGAAGCCAGCGCCAGCGACGTGGCGGGCCTGATCAAACAGATCAAGCAGGAACGGGTTAACGCCTACTTTATCGAGAACCAAACCGACCCGCGCCTGGTGAAGCAGATTGCGGCGGCCACCGGCGCCAAGGCCGGCGGGGAGCTGTATCCGGAAGCCTTGTCCAAAGCCGATGGCCCGGCGGCTACCTATGTGCAGGCGTTCCGGCACAATGTCGATACGCTGCTCGGCAGCATGAAATAA
- a CDS encoding MGMT family protein gives MEPEDASFSQRVFHVVAAIPYGKVTTYGEVAQLAGSPRAARQVGGVLRRLPEGSTLPWHRVINRHGQISQQGEDFQRQRQALLAEGIIFGPHSTVDLQRYGWRG, from the coding sequence ATGGAACCAGAAGACGCCTCCTTCAGCCAACGCGTATTTCACGTGGTGGCCGCCATTCCTTACGGCAAAGTCACGACCTATGGCGAAGTGGCGCAGCTGGCGGGTTCGCCGCGCGCCGCGCGCCAGGTCGGCGGCGTATTGCGGCGTTTGCCCGAAGGCAGCACCCTGCCCTGGCACCGGGTGATTAATCGCCATGGGCAAATCTCGCAGCAGGGTGAAGACTTTCAGCGCCAGCGGCAGGCGCTGCTGGCGGAGGGGATCATTTTCGGGCCGCACAGCACGGTGGACCTTCAGCGGTACGGCTGGCGCGGATAA